DNA from Streptomyces sp. NBC_01476:
CGGCCCCGGCGCCGGACTCGCCGTGGAGAAGCGGAAGTCAGCGATGGCCACCGTGGCCGTCGCCCGCCGCAGGCCGCGCGGCCGGCTGGCCGTGGTCGGACTCGGCCCGGGCGCGAGGGACCTGCTGACCCCGCGGGCCGCCGACGAGCTGCGGCGCGCCTCCGTCGTGGTCGGTCTCGACCAGTACGTGGACCAGGTCAGGGACCTGCTGCCGCCGGGCACCCGCGTACTGGAGTCCGGTCTGGGCGCCGAGGAGGAGCGGGCCCGCACCGCCGTCGCCGAAGCCCGCAAGGGACACGCGGTCGCCCTGATCGGCAGCGGGGACGCCGGGGTCTACGCGATGGCCTCACCCGCCCTCGCCGAGGCAACCGCCGACATCGACGTGGTCGGCGTCCCCGGCGTGACCGCCGCGCTGGCCGCCGCCGCCCTTTTGGGCGCGCCCCTGGGCCACGACCACGTGTCGATCAGCCTCTCCGACCTGCACACACCGTGGGAGGTGATCGAACGGCGGGTGCGGGCCGCCGCCGAGTCCGACCTGGTGGTCACCTTCTACAACCCGCGCAGCCGCGGCCGGGTCTGGCAGCTCCCGAAGGCGCTGTCGGTCCTGGCCGGGCACCGCTCCCCCGCCACCCCGGTGGGCGTCGTGCACGCCGCCTCCCGGCCCGACGAGCGCGCCGAGGTCACCACCCTGGCCGCCCTGGACGTGACGACCGTCGACATGGTCACCGTCGTCACCGTGGGCAACACCGCCACCCGTAACGTCGCCGGCCGCATGGTCACCCCGCGCGGCTACCGCTGGCAGCAGCAGTCATCAGGAGCCGCGCAGTGACCCGCACCGTCCACCCCATCGAGCAGGAGTCGTACCGCATCCTCCGCTCCCGTCTGGACACCTCCGCGCTGCCGCCGCTGCGCCGCGCGGTCGTCGAGCGGGTCGTGCACGCCAGCGCCGACCTGGCGTACGCCACCGATCTGGTCGCCGACGAGGAGGAACTACGGCGGGCGTGGACCGCGCTGCGGGCCGGCGCACCGGTCGTCGCGGACGTGGAGATGGTCGCGGCCGGCATCACCGCGCGCCGGGCGGTCTGCCGGCTCGGTGACGCGCGGGCCGCGCCCGGACTGACCCGCAGCGCGCACGCGATCCGGCTGGCGTTCGCCGAGGTCGGACCCGGTGCCGTCTGGGTGATCGGCAACGCGCCCACCGCGCTGGAGGAGCTGCTCGCGCTGGACGCGGCGCCCGCGCTGGTGATCGGGCTGCCGGTCGGCTTCGTGGGAGCTGCCGAGAGCAAGGCGCACTTGCGGGCCTGCGGGCTGCCCGCGGTCAGCAACGTCTCGGAGAAGGGCGGCTCCGCGGTCGCCGCCGCCGCGCTCAACGCGCTGCTCTACGCCCCGCAGCCGCCGGAAGAACCCGTCGCGGGACCCGCCCACACCAAGGAGAACCCCCAGTGAATCCCCCTGCCCTCCTCCTTGTCGGCCACGGCACCCGTGACGCCGCCGGAGCCGAGGCCTTCCGGTCCTTCGTCGCCGCGCTCGGCGCCGCCCATCCGGGTCTGCCGGTGGGCGGCGGATTCATCGAGCTGTCGCCGCCACCGCTCGCCGACTCGGTGCGGGAGATGGTGACCGCGGGGGTACGGGACTTCGCCGCGGTGCCGCTGGTGCTGGTGTCCGCCGGGCACGCCAAGGGCGACATACCCGCGGCGCTGGCGCGGGAGCGGGAGCGGCACGAGGGCACGTCGTACGCGTACGGCCGGCCGCTGGGCCCGCACCCGAAGCTGCTGACCGTGCTGGAGCGGCGGGTGGACGAGGCGCTCGCCGGGGCCGGCCGGGCCGGGACCACCGTGCTGCTGGTGGGCCGGGGCTCCACCGACCCGGACGCGAACGCCGAGGTGTTCAAGGTGGCCAGGCTGCTGTGGGAGGGCCGTGGCTACGCCGGTGTGGAGACCGCGTTCGTGTCGCTGGCCGAGCCGTCGGTGACCGCCGGGCTCGACCGCTGCCGCCTGCTGGGCGCGCGCCGCGTCGTCGTCCTGCCGTACTTCCTGTTCACCGGGGTGCTGCCGGACCGGGTACGGGAGCAGGCCGGGACCTGGGCGGCGGCGCACGACGGCACCGACGTGCGGTGCGCGGAGGTGATCGGCCCCGAGCCGGAGCTGGCCGAACTGGTCATGGAGCGGTACCGGGAGACGCTGCGGGGCGATCTGCGGATGAACTGCGACAGTTGCGTCTACCGGGTCGGGCTGCCGGGCTTCGAGGACCGGGTGGGCGCGGCCCAGAAGCCGCACCACCACCCGGACGACCCGGCCCACACCCACGGCCACCACCATGCGCACACCCACTGACCCGGCGG
Protein-coding regions in this window:
- a CDS encoding precorrin-8X methylmutase codes for the protein MTRTVHPIEQESYRILRSRLDTSALPPLRRAVVERVVHASADLAYATDLVADEEELRRAWTALRAGAPVVADVEMVAAGITARRAVCRLGDARAAPGLTRSAHAIRLAFAEVGPGAVWVIGNAPTALEELLALDAAPALVIGLPVGFVGAAESKAHLRACGLPAVSNVSEKGGSAVAAAALNALLYAPQPPEEPVAGPAHTKENPQ
- a CDS encoding sirohydrochlorin chelatase, yielding MNPPALLLVGHGTRDAAGAEAFRSFVAALGAAHPGLPVGGGFIELSPPPLADSVREMVTAGVRDFAAVPLVLVSAGHAKGDIPAALARERERHEGTSYAYGRPLGPHPKLLTVLERRVDEALAGAGRAGTTVLLVGRGSTDPDANAEVFKVARLLWEGRGYAGVETAFVSLAEPSVTAGLDRCRLLGARRVVVLPYFLFTGVLPDRVREQAGTWAAAHDGTDVRCAEVIGPEPELAELVMERYRETLRGDLRMNCDSCVYRVGLPGFEDRVGAAQKPHHHPDDPAHTHGHHHAHTH